Proteins encoded together in one Chryseobacterium sp. G0201 window:
- a CDS encoding cytochrome-c peroxidase, giving the protein MYSKLKPLGILSLLVLMAFYSLQEIPLVYPSYFPKPVYDFKTNPLKRAKVELGRKLFYDPILSRNNMVSCSSCHNSNQAFSHAGNGLSKGIEDGIGDRNSPAIFNLAWQKKFMWDGSVVNIDVQALAPINHPKEMGEDINAVVRKLNKSKEYKTLFYRSFGDSLATTERIMKSLSQFQLTIVSANSKYDEVKQGKAKFTEAEANGYQLFKNNCISCHTEPLFSTYGFANNGMPINPDLKDYGKWNKTMEPEDKLMFKIPSLRNLSYTYPYMHDGRFQTLNEVLEHYEKGIEKSPTLAKELQKPIVFTLKEKEELLSFLMTLNDSVIVSNQEYQKMKN; this is encoded by the coding sequence GTGTATTCAAAACTCAAACCTCTCGGAATCCTTTCACTATTAGTATTGATGGCATTTTACAGCCTTCAGGAAATTCCGTTGGTGTATCCTTCCTATTTTCCGAAGCCGGTGTATGATTTTAAGACAAATCCGTTGAAACGGGCTAAAGTAGAATTGGGCAGGAAACTGTTTTATGACCCAATTTTATCGAGAAATAATATGGTTTCATGTTCTTCCTGTCATAATTCAAATCAAGCGTTTTCCCATGCAGGAAATGGTTTAAGCAAAGGAATTGAGGATGGAATAGGAGACCGAAATTCACCCGCGATATTCAATCTGGCGTGGCAGAAGAAATTTATGTGGGATGGTTCGGTTGTGAATATTGATGTTCAGGCTTTGGCGCCAATCAATCATCCTAAAGAAATGGGGGAGGACATTAATGCTGTTGTCCGAAAACTCAATAAATCAAAAGAATACAAAACGCTTTTCTACAGAAGTTTTGGTGACAGTTTAGCAACTACGGAACGAATTATGAAATCACTTTCGCAGTTTCAACTGACGATTGTTTCCGCTAATTCTAAATATGATGAAGTAAAACAGGGAAAAGCAAAATTCACCGAAGCGGAGGCGAACGGATATCAATTATTCAAAAATAATTGTATTTCATGTCATACCGAACCTTTGTTTTCCACTTATGGTTTTGCAAATAACGGAATGCCCATCAATCCAGATCTTAAAGATTACGGAAAATGGAATAAAACAATGGAGCCTGAAGATAAGCTCATGTTTAAAATTCCAAGTCTCAGAAACCTTTCTTACACCTATCCTTATATGCATGATGGCAGATTTCAAACGCTAAATGAAGTGTTGGAACATTATGAAAAAGGCATAGAAAAAAGTCCGACATTGGCGAAAGAACTTCAGAAACCGATTGTTTTTACTCTAAAAGAGAAAGAAGAGTTATTATCTTTTTTGATGACACTTAACGATTCTGTCATAGTTTCAAATCAGGAATATCAGAAAATGAAAAATTAA
- a CDS encoding urocanate hydratase, whose amino-acid sequence MTFQEQIQQGIPNQLPQPKPYETNINHAPKRKEILGEEEKKLALKNALRYFEPQFHAELLPEFKEELEKYGRIYMYRFRPDYEMKARPISEYPGKSEQAKSIMLMIQNNLDYAVAQHPHELITYGGNGAVFSNWAQYLLTMKYLSEMTDEQTLTMYSGHPMGLFPSHKDAPRVVVTNGMVIPNYSKPDDWEKFNALGVSQYGQMTAGSYMYIGPQGIVHGTTITVLNAFRKINKEPKGGLFVTSGLGGMSGAQPKAGNIAGCVTVCAEVNPKITKIRHEQKWVNEIHENLDELVERVKKAQENKETVSLAYLGNIVEVWEKFDQENLRIDIGSDQTSLHNPWAGGYYPAGQSFEESNKMMAEDPELFKNKVQETLRRHAAAINKHTEKGTYFFDYGNAFLLEASRAGADVMSDNPTIGKEFKYPSYVQDIMGPMCFDYGFGPFRWVCTSGNPEDLQKTDEIACQVLEEMIKTSPEEIQQQMKDNIQWIKGAQENKLVVGSQARILYADAEGRMKIAEAFNKAIKNGEIGAVVLGRDHHDVSGTDSPYRETSNIYDGSRFTADMAIQNVIGDSFRGATWVSIHNGGGVGWGEVINGGFGMLLDGSDDADRRLKSMLFWDVNNGISRRSWARNEGAVFAIKRAMEMEPNLKVTLPNFVDENLL is encoded by the coding sequence ATGACTTTCCAAGAACAAATACAGCAGGGGATTCCAAACCAATTACCTCAACCAAAACCATACGAAACCAATATAAACCACGCACCAAAACGTAAAGAAATTTTAGGTGAAGAAGAGAAAAAGCTAGCCTTAAAAAATGCTTTGCGTTATTTCGAACCTCAGTTTCATGCGGAATTACTGCCTGAATTTAAAGAAGAACTTGAAAAATACGGTAGAATTTACATGTACCGTTTCCGTCCGGATTATGAAATGAAGGCAAGACCAATTTCAGAATATCCCGGAAAATCCGAGCAGGCAAAATCGATCATGCTGATGATTCAGAATAATCTTGATTACGCGGTGGCTCAACATCCTCACGAACTCATCACATACGGTGGAAATGGTGCTGTCTTCTCAAACTGGGCTCAATATCTGTTGACAATGAAATACTTGTCTGAAATGACGGACGAACAAACGTTGACCATGTATTCAGGACATCCGATGGGATTATTTCCTTCACATAAAGATGCGCCGAGAGTGGTTGTGACAAACGGAATGGTGATTCCAAATTATTCTAAGCCAGATGATTGGGAAAAATTCAATGCGCTGGGTGTTTCTCAGTACGGACAAATGACTGCGGGAAGTTATATGTACATTGGTCCACAGGGAATTGTTCACGGAACGACGATTACGGTTTTAAACGCTTTCAGAAAAATCAATAAAGAACCAAAAGGCGGACTTTTCGTTACCTCTGGTTTAGGCGGAATGAGTGGAGCTCAGCCAAAAGCAGGAAATATTGCAGGCTGCGTTACCGTTTGTGCGGAAGTAAATCCAAAGATCACAAAAATCCGTCACGAACAGAAATGGGTGAATGAAATTCACGAAAATCTGGATGAATTAGTTGAAAGAGTGAAAAAAGCTCAGGAAAACAAAGAAACTGTTTCTCTGGCTTATCTTGGAAATATCGTTGAGGTTTGGGAAAAATTTGATCAGGAAAATTTAAGAATTGATATTGGTTCAGACCAGACTTCACTTCATAATCCTTGGGCTGGAGGGTATTATCCTGCGGGACAAAGCTTTGAAGAATCAAACAAAATGATGGCGGAAGATCCTGAATTATTCAAAAACAAAGTTCAGGAAACTTTAAGAAGACACGCTGCAGCAATCAATAAACATACAGAAAAAGGAACCTATTTCTTCGATTACGGAAATGCCTTTTTATTGGAAGCATCAAGAGCCGGAGCAGATGTAATGTCTGACAATCCGACGATTGGTAAGGAGTTTAAATATCCAAGTTATGTTCAGGATATTATGGGACCGATGTGTTTCGATTATGGTTTCGGGCCGTTCCGTTGGGTTTGTACGAGCGGAAATCCGGAAGATTTACAGAAAACAGATGAAATTGCCTGTCAGGTTTTAGAGGAAATGATTAAAACATCTCCTGAAGAAATTCAGCAGCAGATGAAGGATAATATTCAGTGGATCAAAGGAGCGCAGGAAAATAAATTGGTGGTTGGTTCACAAGCAAGAATTTTATACGCTGATGCAGAAGGAAGAATGAAAATCGCTGAAGCTTTCAACAAAGCCATCAAAAATGGAGAAATTGGAGCGGTCGTTTTAGGAAGAGATCATCATGATGTTTCGGGGACAGATTCGCCTTACAGAGAGACTTCAAATATATATGACGGTTCAAGATTTACGGCAGATATGGCGATTCAAAATGTAATTGGTGACAGTTTCCGTGGGGCAACTTGGGTTTCTATTCACAATGGAGGCGGAGTTGGCTGGGGAGAAGTAATCAACGGCGGTTTCGGAATGTTGCTTGATGGAAGTGACGATGCCGACAGACGATTAAAATCAATGCTTTTCTGGGACGTTAACAACGGAATTTCAAGAAGAAGTTGGGCTAGAAATGAAGGTGCTGTTTTCGCGATCAAAAGAGCGATGGAAATGGAACCGAATTTGAAAGTGACGTTGCCGAATTTTGTGGATGAGAATTTACTGTAG
- a CDS encoding 2-hydroxyacid dehydrogenase produces the protein MKVFINKRIPEIGIKMLEDAGLEVTLLTHNNLSPEEWLKYCQDADAILNVGHNKFDRDFFEQCPNVKAIALYSVGFDHVDIKEANLKNIPIGNTPDVLSRATSDVAFLLMQSVARRASFNFQKIKEGNWGDFDPLHALGQELYGKTLGVFGLGRIGFEMAEKCKKAFDMKIIYHNRHHNDEAEKELNATYVSFDELIAQADVLSIHANFVPDQKDLFNASVFEKMKPDSIFINTARGGFHNQKDLYEALVSKHIWGAGLDVTNPEPIFKDDPILELSSVCVLPHIGSATIEARNGMAKVAAENIIAFSKGEKMPNCANPEVYKI, from the coding sequence ATGAAAGTATTCATCAATAAAAGAATTCCGGAAATAGGCATTAAAATGCTGGAAGACGCAGGATTGGAGGTTACACTACTAACCCATAATAATTTATCTCCTGAAGAATGGTTGAAATATTGCCAGGATGCCGATGCAATTTTAAATGTTGGACACAATAAATTTGACAGAGATTTTTTCGAACAATGCCCAAATGTAAAGGCAATCGCTTTATATTCCGTTGGTTTTGATCATGTAGATATCAAAGAAGCCAACTTAAAAAACATCCCCATCGGAAATACTCCTGATGTTTTAAGCAGAGCGACTTCTGACGTTGCATTTTTATTAATGCAATCGGTTGCAAGAAGAGCAAGTTTTAATTTTCAGAAAATTAAAGAGGGAAATTGGGGCGATTTTGATCCTTTGCATGCTTTAGGACAGGAATTATACGGAAAAACTTTAGGCGTTTTCGGATTGGGAAGAATAGGTTTCGAGATGGCCGAAAAATGTAAAAAAGCCTTTGATATGAAGATTATTTATCATAATCGCCATCATAATGATGAAGCAGAAAAAGAGCTAAATGCAACCTATGTTTCTTTTGATGAATTGATTGCTCAGGCTGATGTATTGAGTATCCATGCTAATTTTGTTCCTGATCAGAAAGACCTTTTTAATGCTTCGGTTTTTGAAAAAATGAAGCCTGATTCTATTTTTATTAATACAGCGAGAGGTGGTTTTCATAATCAAAAAGACTTGTATGAAGCATTGGTTTCAAAACATATTTGGGGAGCCGGTTTAGATGTCACCAATCCTGAGCCTATTTTTAAGGATGATCCTATTTTAGAGCTTTCAAGTGTTTGTGTATTGCCGCATATTGGCTCAGCAACGATTGAAGCGAGAAACGGGATGGCAAAAGTTGCCGCAGAAAATATCATTGCTTTTTCTAAAGGTGAGAAAATGCCAAACTGTGCCAATCCTGAAGTTTATAAAATTTAA
- a CDS encoding 3-oxoacyl-ACP synthase III family protein encodes MMIKKNAYIKGTGSYVPPKILKNDFFEAIGSSDEWIYKNLGIKERRIAEGEVTSDLAYKAGLEALKEADLTPEDIDLIIVATSTPDRQAPSTACFVQEKMGAYQAVAFDISAVCSGGLYGIAIGCQFIETGMYQNVLIIGADTFSTITDWERKDSVFFGDGAGAILLSGTTEDKGFFDFKLHADGRGKYHFNIPAGGSEMPASEETLKQKLHYFQMNGKEVFNTATKVLPETITEILEANKLSADDVDWVIPHQPSIRILQETARKVNIPFEKVMTNMDKYANTSGGTIPIVLDETYKSGKIQPGNILLFAAVGSGWTWGTALYKA; translated from the coding sequence ATGATGATTAAAAAAAATGCCTATATAAAAGGCACAGGTTCTTATGTACCTCCAAAAATATTAAAAAATGACTTTTTCGAAGCTATCGGTTCTTCTGATGAATGGATCTACAAAAATCTTGGAATCAAAGAACGTAGAATTGCAGAGGGTGAAGTAACGAGCGATTTGGCTTATAAAGCAGGTTTGGAAGCATTAAAGGAAGCTGATCTAACACCGGAAGATATCGATTTAATTATTGTAGCAACTTCAACTCCTGACAGACAGGCACCTTCTACAGCATGTTTTGTTCAGGAAAAAATGGGTGCTTATCAAGCGGTAGCATTTGATATTTCGGCAGTTTGTTCAGGAGGTTTATATGGTATTGCAATCGGTTGCCAGTTCATAGAAACAGGAATGTACCAAAATGTTTTAATTATTGGTGCGGATACTTTTTCTACCATTACCGATTGGGAGCGAAAAGATTCTGTCTTTTTCGGAGACGGTGCGGGAGCAATTTTACTTTCAGGAACGACCGAAGATAAAGGTTTCTTTGATTTTAAACTTCATGCAGACGGTCGCGGAAAATATCACTTCAACATTCCGGCCGGAGGTTCGGAAATGCCTGCATCAGAAGAAACTTTAAAGCAGAAACTTCATTATTTTCAAATGAATGGAAAGGAAGTTTTTAATACAGCAACCAAAGTTTTACCCGAAACCATTACTGAGATTCTTGAAGCTAATAAACTTTCTGCGGATGATGTAGATTGGGTAATTCCACACCAGCCGAGCATCAGAATTCTTCAGGAAACTGCCAGAAAAGTGAATATTCCTTTTGAAAAAGTAATGACCAATATGGATAAATACGCCAACACTTCCGGCGGAACAATTCCTATCGTCCTTGATGAAACCTATAAAAGCGGAAAAATACAACCCGGAAACATTCTTTTATTTGCTGCCGTAGGCTCTGGATGGACTTGGGGAACGGCTCTTTATAAAGCCTAA
- a CDS encoding SDR family oxidoreductase, protein MLNDQTFLITGIADENSLAMKTAEKILENNGKVVCAGLGVTPFHKNLSEKAQEFLNKNYNDFQTACHKVLGDQVYTAPLDVTLPESLDFLAKDLYQKDIKLNGFLHAIAMDKTIRQKSVKPMLEVTVEEFNETMNVSAFSLISLSQALLSNNVLQNGASIVSLSYIAAEKVSSFPYINISIAKAALERLTMEIAHELGRKYGIRANAIRFSPYMGSKAGNATLNPEDVEKANQKSPLGNALPEDLAHEIVHLFRKETRITGEIRHVDGGFHIMG, encoded by the coding sequence ATGCTGAACGATCAGACCTTTCTTATAACAGGCATTGCGGATGAAAATTCCCTTGCCATGAAAACCGCCGAAAAAATCCTTGAAAATAACGGAAAAGTTGTTTGCGCCGGATTGGGCGTCACTCCTTTTCACAAAAACCTCTCTGAAAAAGCTCAGGAATTTCTTAACAAAAACTATAATGATTTTCAAACAGCATGTCATAAAGTTCTAGGAGATCAGGTTTACACCGCTCCTTTAGATGTTACATTACCGGAAAGTCTGGATTTTCTTGCAAAAGATCTTTATCAAAAAGATATTAAACTTAACGGTTTTCTTCACGCCATTGCAATGGATAAAACGATTAGACAAAAATCTGTAAAGCCAATGCTGGAGGTTACTGTAGAAGAATTTAATGAAACGATGAATGTTTCAGCGTTTTCTTTAATCTCCTTATCTCAGGCTTTACTTTCGAACAATGTCCTTCAAAATGGGGCTTCTATTGTTTCACTTAGCTATATTGCAGCAGAAAAAGTTTCATCTTTTCCGTACATTAATATCAGTATTGCTAAAGCTGCGCTTGAACGATTAACCATGGAAATCGCCCATGAATTAGGCAGAAAATACGGTATCCGTGCCAATGCAATCCGTTTTTCACCCTACATGGGAAGCAAGGCAGGAAATGCAACTTTAAATCCTGAGGATGTTGAAAAAGCAAATCAAAAAAGTCCGTTAGGAAATGCTTTACCTGAAGATCTGGCGCACGAAATTGTGCATCTTTTCAGAAAAGAAACAAGAATTACAGGAGAAATCCGCCATGTTGATGGAGGTTTCCATATTATGGGATAA
- a CDS encoding protein-L-isoaspartate(D-aspartate) O-methyltransferase: MTQDSFVHKGKRKILVEYLRHKIGISDENVLSAMNDVPRHLFIESIFEDFAYEDRAFPILAHQTISHPSTVAEQSELLQLKAGEKVLEIGTGCGYQTAVLIAMKGLVYTVERQKDLFDFSKKKLREMHLYPKFQSFGDGFAGLPTFAPFDKIIVTCGASVLPTELLKQLKVGGKMVIPLGPTDEQVLYRFTKISPTEIEKEEFGAYKFVPMLGKTNQ; the protein is encoded by the coding sequence ATGACGCAAGATTCGTTTGTACATAAAGGAAAAAGAAAGATTTTGGTTGAATATCTTCGACATAAGATCGGAATTTCGGATGAAAATGTACTTTCGGCCATGAATGATGTTCCGAGACACCTTTTTATTGAAAGTATTTTTGAAGATTTCGCTTATGAAGATCGTGCTTTTCCTATTTTGGCGCATCAAACGATTTCTCATCCGTCAACCGTTGCAGAACAGTCTGAATTATTACAATTAAAAGCGGGTGAAAAAGTTTTGGAGATCGGGACAGGATGTGGTTATCAGACCGCTGTACTTATAGCCATGAAAGGTTTGGTATATACTGTTGAAAGACAAAAAGATCTGTTTGATTTTTCTAAGAAAAAGTTGCGAGAAATGCATTTATATCCCAAGTTTCAAAGTTTTGGTGATGGTTTTGCCGGACTTCCGACTTTTGCGCCTTTCGATAAAATTATCGTGACTTGTGGAGCCTCAGTTTTACCAACGGAACTTTTAAAACAGTTAAAAGTTGGCGGAAAAATGGTTATTCCATTAGGTCCTACTGATGAGCAGGTTTTATATAGATTTACAAAAATTTCTCCTACTGAGATTGAAAAAGAAGAATTTGGAGCTTACAAATTTGTTCCGATGTTAGGCAAAACCAATCAATAA
- a CDS encoding Gfo/Idh/MocA family protein — protein MLKAGLVGAGHLGKIHLRLLNQSDKYEFVGFHDKDVENGKKLEAELGYKYFENFDDLLDQIEMLDIVTPTIYHYDYALKAIDKGLHFFIEKPVTHTLEQAEEILQKCRENGIKAQVGHVERYNPAFIGAKDYIQNPMFIEIHRLAEFNPRGTDVSVVLDLMIHDLDILLSVVKSKVKNIHASGVCVVSKTPDISNARIEFENGCVANLTTSRISMKAMRKSRFFQKDAYISVDFLEKKAEVIRMKDAPENPTPFDMIIENADGEKNQILFEYPNIQPNNAILDELNSFADAIIEDKNVEVSLEDGTEALKVALEIMKLIS, from the coding sequence ATGTTAAAAGCAGGTTTGGTAGGTGCCGGACATTTAGGAAAGATACATTTAAGACTTCTTAATCAATCAGATAAGTATGAATTTGTAGGTTTCCATGATAAAGATGTAGAAAACGGAAAAAAATTAGAAGCCGAATTAGGTTATAAATATTTTGAAAATTTTGATGATCTTTTGGATCAGATCGAAATGCTGGATATTGTAACACCAACAATTTATCATTACGACTATGCTTTAAAAGCAATTGATAAAGGACTTCATTTTTTCATCGAAAAACCTGTCACTCACACGCTTGAACAGGCAGAAGAAATCCTTCAAAAGTGTCGTGAAAATGGCATAAAAGCTCAGGTTGGTCATGTTGAAAGATACAATCCTGCTTTTATCGGAGCAAAAGATTACATCCAAAATCCAATGTTCATCGAGATTCATAGATTAGCGGAATTCAATCCTCGTGGAACGGATGTTTCTGTGGTCTTAGACTTAATGATTCATGATCTTGATATTTTATTAAGTGTTGTAAAATCTAAAGTTAAAAATATTCACGCAAGCGGTGTTTGTGTAGTAAGCAAAACTCCAGATATTTCTAACGCAAGAATTGAGTTTGAAAACGGATGCGTTGCCAACCTTACGACTTCAAGAATTTCTATGAAAGCGATGAGAAAAAGCCGTTTCTTCCAGAAAGACGCTTATATTTCCGTTGATTTCTTAGAAAAAAAGGCAGAAGTTATCCGTATGAAAGATGCTCCTGAAAACCCTACTCCATTTGATATGATTATTGAAAATGCTGATGGGGAAAAGAATCAGATCTTATTTGAATATCCAAATATCCAGCCTAATAATGCGATTTTGGATGAATTGAATTCTTTCGCAGATGCAATTATTGAAGATAAAAATGTAGAAGTTTCTTTGGAAGACGGAACCGAAGCTTTAAAAGTGGCTTTGGAGATTATGAAATTGATTTCTTAA
- a CDS encoding cellulase family glycosylhydrolase codes for MKRAFLLSAFLLSQFGTSQLLKTDGQKIVNDKGENIQLRGLGLGGWMLQEGYMLKTADFAGPQYKIKEKIAELIGEKGMNDFYKAYLKNGITKQDIDFLKKAGFNSIRLPMHYNLYTLPIEKESVKGENTWLEEGFKMTDDLLKWCADNKMYLILDLHAAPGGQGNDVNISDNDKSKPSLWESEENQKKTIALWKKLAERYKDEPWIGGYDLINEPNINFTGKNPNGTDEMSNAPLWKLQKDITEAIRQVDKKHIIILEGNGWGNNYNGLIPIWDDNMAFSFHKYWNYNDDATIKNALDLREKHNMPIWLGETGENSNVWFTELIQLLDKHNIGYAFWPMKKIDNIAGITNVKITPEYQKILDYWKSGAEKPTKEFATKALMKIADNYKFSNTEIKNDVIDAMFRQTTDGSTKPFKNNQVPGRIFASDYDLGRIGSSYLDKDFVNLWVSDPAKRSEWNSGNQMRNDGVDIYQCNDKITNQYYVGKTESGEWLQYTIKVKADKSYGFDIRYSSANNGKIRVEDASGKQLATFSLNSTGGNEVWKTVSAKGINLKKGENKIRIFFENDGVNLNYFEVK; via the coding sequence ATGAAAAGAGCATTCCTATTATCCGCTTTTTTATTGTCTCAATTTGGGACATCACAGCTTTTAAAAACAGATGGTCAGAAAATCGTTAATGATAAAGGAGAAAATATTCAATTAAGAGGTCTCGGTTTAGGAGGATGGATGTTGCAGGAAGGTTATATGCTGAAAACTGCTGATTTTGCAGGTCCGCAATACAAGATCAAAGAGAAAATTGCAGAATTGATCGGCGAAAAAGGAATGAATGATTTCTATAAAGCCTATTTAAAAAACGGAATCACAAAACAAGATATTGATTTTCTGAAAAAAGCAGGATTCAATTCAATAAGACTTCCGATGCATTATAATTTGTACACCTTACCGATTGAAAAAGAATCTGTAAAAGGTGAGAATACCTGGCTGGAAGAAGGTTTTAAAATGACGGATGATCTTTTGAAATGGTGCGCAGATAATAAAATGTATTTAATTTTAGATCTTCACGCTGCGCCTGGCGGACAAGGAAATGATGTGAATATTTCTGACAATGATAAATCAAAACCGTCACTTTGGGAAAGCGAAGAAAATCAGAAAAAAACAATCGCTCTTTGGAAGAAATTAGCAGAAAGATATAAAGATGAGCCTTGGATTGGTGGTTACGATTTAATCAACGAGCCTAACATTAATTTCACAGGGAAAAACCCGAACGGAACAGATGAAATGTCAAACGCTCCCCTCTGGAAATTACAGAAAGATATTACAGAAGCTATTCGTCAGGTTGATAAAAAACACATTATCATTCTTGAAGGAAACGGTTGGGGAAACAATTACAATGGATTGATACCAATTTGGGACGACAATATGGCTTTCAGCTTCCATAAATACTGGAATTATAATGATGATGCAACAATAAAAAATGCATTAGATCTTAGAGAAAAACATAATATGCCTATTTGGCTTGGTGAAACAGGAGAAAACTCTAATGTTTGGTTTACAGAATTGATCCAGCTTTTAGACAAACACAACATCGGATACGCGTTTTGGCCAATGAAAAAAATCGACAATATTGCTGGAATTACCAACGTAAAAATCACTCCAGAATATCAAAAAATATTGGATTATTGGAAAAGCGGAGCTGAAAAACCAACGAAAGAATTTGCAACAAAAGCTTTAATGAAAATTGCTGATAATTATAAATTCAGTAATACTGAAATTAAAAATGATGTGATCGATGCGATGTTCAGACAGACAACAGACGGATCTACAAAACCGTTTAAAAACAATCAGGTTCCGGGAAGAATTTTTGCTTCAGACTATGATTTGGGAAGAATTGGCTCGTCCTATTTAGATAAAGACTTTGTTAATCTTTGGGTAAGCGATCCTGCCAAAAGATCAGAATGGAATTCCGGAAATCAAATGAGAAACGACGGTGTTGATATCTATCAATGTAATGACAAGATCACCAATCAATATTATGTCGGAAAAACAGAATCCGGAGAATGGCTACAATACACGATCAAAGTAAAAGCCGATAAAAGCTATGGTTTTGACATCAGATATTCAAGTGCTAACAATGGCAAAATCAGAGTTGAGGACGCTTCCGGAAAGCAACTGGCCACCTTCTCGCTCAATTCTACAGGAGGAAACGAAGTATGGAAAACGGTTTCTGCTAAAGGAATTAATCTTAAAAAAGGAGAAAATAAAATTAGAATATTTTTCGAAAATGACGGAGTTAATCTTAATTATTTTGAAGTAAAATAA
- the bla-A gene encoding CGA/CIA family class A beta-lactamase, whose product MKKLGLLFLLISAFMFAQQSVLDQKINSIIKDKKATVGVSVLGFENGFKYNKNGEKKLPMQSVFKFHIAAAVLDFVDKGKLSLDQKILLNKSNLLENTWSPLRDKYKDTNAEVPLSEIIDQTVAMSDNNGCDILLKLIGGTQTVQKFMDSKGVTGFQIKYNEEEMHSDWSFQYKNYSMTNSAVQVLKKFYDGKLLSKKSTDYLMKVMLGTKTGLNKMVEQLPKDTPVARKTGSSGKNKDGLTGAENEIGIVTLPNGKHYAIALFVSNSTETDAVNCKIISDISKAFWDHFNK is encoded by the coding sequence ATGAAAAAATTAGGACTATTATTTCTTTTGATTTCGGCGTTTATGTTCGCTCAGCAATCAGTTTTAGATCAAAAAATCAATTCCATTATTAAAGATAAAAAAGCGACTGTCGGAGTTTCTGTTTTAGGATTTGAAAATGGTTTTAAATACAATAAAAACGGTGAAAAAAAACTTCCGATGCAAAGTGTTTTTAAATTTCATATTGCAGCTGCAGTTTTAGATTTTGTAGACAAAGGAAAGCTTTCTTTGGATCAGAAAATTTTACTTAATAAATCAAATTTATTAGAAAATACATGGTCGCCACTTCGCGATAAATATAAAGATACAAACGCAGAAGTTCCATTAAGTGAAATCATCGATCAAACCGTTGCAATGAGTGATAATAATGGTTGCGACATCCTTTTAAAATTAATTGGAGGTACACAAACCGTTCAAAAATTCATGGATTCTAAAGGAGTGACAGGTTTTCAGATAAAATATAATGAAGAAGAAATGCACAGTGACTGGAGCTTTCAATACAAAAACTACAGTATGACCAATTCGGCTGTTCAGGTGTTAAAAAAATTCTATGACGGAAAATTACTTTCTAAAAAATCTACAGATTATCTGATGAAAGTAATGTTGGGAACAAAAACAGGTTTGAATAAAATGGTAGAACAATTGCCAAAAGATACTCCTGTAGCCCGCAAAACGGGATCGTCAGGGAAGAATAAAGACGGACTTACCGGTGCAGAAAATGAAATAGGAATTGTAACTCTACCTAACGGAAAACATTACGCAATCGCCTTATTTGTAAGCAATTCTACAGAAACAGATGCCGTAAACTGCAAGATTATTTCTGACATTTCTAAAGCTTTTTGGGATCATTTTAATAAGTAA